A DNA window from Argopecten irradians isolate NY chromosome 10, Ai_NY, whole genome shotgun sequence contains the following coding sequences:
- the LOC138332812 gene encoding uncharacterized protein, producing the protein MFHVLYELQIMDKNQLKEDDKMTGKAETDEMMDQAAEDLARLTIQRSIAALRQGQTSPTHYKMEEAMSENDTDLGNIVDVTIGRSVSALRHGQTSPTDEIMARIMDQSEVEMTSTNQSDRDNKNDGQPLVAMIVNEDGGKAQKNVFKRYFDRIFGKEKKKSTNTLPNDSVLSAKTNNKSTKAHNRRNWIRKHILCCIARQTATVEPLDH; encoded by the exons atgtttcatgttttgtatgAACTACAG ATTATGGATAAAAATCAATTGAAAGAGGACGATAAGATGACAGGAAAGGCCGAAACAGATGAAATGATGGACCAGGCTGCTGAAGACCTGGCTAGGTTAACTATCCAGCGGTCCATAGCCGCTCTTAGACAAGGTCAAACGTCTCCAACACACTACAAGATGGAGGAAGCGATGAGTGAAAATGACACGGATCTGGGCAATATTGTTGATGTTACTATTGGCAGATCTGTTTCAGCACTTCGCCATGGGCAAACTTCTCCCACTGACGAAATAATGGCCAGAATAATGGACCAATCGGAAGTAGAAATGACAAGCACAAATCAATCTGATAGAG ATAACAAAAATGATGGCCAGCCTCTTGTGGCTATGATTGTGAATGAAGACGGCGGGAAAGCacagaaaaatgttttcaagCGCTATTTTGACAGAATTTTTGGA aaagaaaagaagaagTCTACGAACACATTACCTAACGACAGCGTCCTAAGTgcgaaaacaaataataaatcaacaaagGCTCACAACAGAAGGAATTGGATTCGTAAACATATTCTCTGCTGCATTGCTCGCCAAACAGCGACAGTCGAACCTCTAGATCATTGA